A section of the Drosophila suzukii unplaced genomic scaffold, CBGP_Dsuzu_IsoJpt1.0 scf_11, whole genome shotgun sequence genome encodes:
- the LOC139354611 gene encoding uncharacterized protein yields the protein MSFTDNKIPDSPHYFIPYQCVLRPQSTSSKLRVVFDASSRTSTQVALNDILFVGPTVQEELYSVLLRFRLHKFAPAADVKKMYRQVLFDEADQNFQIIVWRRDPSESLKIFKLNTVTYGTSQAPYLVIRSLMRLGEIAFALISLLTEKSKKAPLKTKTLSGHEL from the coding sequence ATGTCTTTTACTGATAATAAAATTCCAGACAGTCCGCACTATTTCATTCCGTACCAATGCGTGCTGCGACCTCAAAGCACCTCATCAAAGTTGAGAGTGGTATTCGACGCCTCGAGCCGTACATCGACGCAGGTCGCGTTGAATGACATCTTGTTCGTAGGCCCCACCGTACAAGAGGAGCTGTATTCGGTGCTGCTTCGTTTTAGACTGCACAAGTTTGCGCCTGCAGCGGATGTAAAAAAGATGTATCGTCAGGTTTTGTTTGATGAAGCTGACCAAAACTTTCAGATCATAGTGTGGAGACGAGATCCATCGGAGTCTTTGAAAATCTTCAAGCTGAACACCGTGACTTATGGAACTTCGCAAGCACCCTATCTGGTAATCCGTTCCTTAATGCGGCTTGGAGAGATTGCGTTCGCACTAATATCTTTATTGACAGAAAAATCCAAAAAAGCTCCCCTCAAGACGAAAACTTTATCCGGACATGAGTTGTGA